From the Flavobacterium galactosidilyticum genome, one window contains:
- a CDS encoding glycoside hydrolase family 65 protein, with product MNQDYIKPDNWCIIEEGFNRESVKSSESLFSIGNGAMGQRANFEESYTGETFQGSYIAGIYYPDKTKVGWWKNGYPEYFAKVLNAPNWIGIDVEINGEKLDLNTCSSVRNFRRVLNMKEGLYTRSFEAILKNGTEISVHATRFLSLNLDEVGLINYEIIPLNKDSKIVFKPYIDAGVTNEDANWEEKFWEPLDVKKSGNEAFVTAQTFKTHFKVTTFMHNTILSNGEKTAISPSNIDVNNDKIQFSYDVIVAQGQKTSIQKIGGYTVSLNHDNTLTAAEKVIQSALVLGYNKILQDQIESWAKIWEMSDITIEGDIKAQQGIRFNIFQLNQTYLGKDSRLNIGPKGFTGEKYGGSTYWDTEAYCIPFYMATKDQEVARNLLAYRYNQLDKAIENATKLGFSNGAALYPMVTMNGEECHNEWEITFEEIHRNGAIAFAIFNFYRYTGDYSYIPEKGLEVLIAIARFWHQRANFSTHKKQYVILGVTGPNEYENNVNNNFYTNYIAKWCLEYTYQQIQKVSIEYPLDHKRITEKVKITDSELQSWKKVSDNMYFPFSEEHNVYLQQDGFLDKELLRVADLDKSQRPINQKWSWDRILRSPYIKQADVLQCFYFFEDHFTKEELKNNFEFYESFTVHESSLSPCVHSIQASLLDKMDMAYSFYLRTSRLDLDDYNKEVEEGCHITSMAGTWMSIVEGFGGMRIKDNKLHFSPKIPKEWQEYSFKINFRNQILKVVITQKETSFYTSGDNDLHIMVDGKSVLAKKLV from the coding sequence ATGAATCAAGATTATATAAAACCAGACAATTGGTGCATCATAGAAGAGGGATTTAACAGAGAAAGTGTTAAATCATCTGAAAGCTTATTTAGCATTGGCAACGGAGCCATGGGACAACGCGCTAACTTTGAAGAAAGTTATACTGGAGAGACCTTTCAAGGAAGTTACATCGCCGGAATTTATTATCCAGATAAAACTAAAGTGGGTTGGTGGAAAAACGGCTATCCTGAATATTTTGCAAAGGTATTAAATGCCCCAAACTGGATTGGGATAGATGTTGAAATAAACGGAGAAAAGCTAGATTTAAATACTTGTTCGTCGGTTAGAAATTTCAGACGGGTGTTAAACATGAAAGAAGGTTTGTACACGCGATCTTTTGAAGCTATCTTGAAAAACGGCACCGAAATTTCAGTTCATGCCACTCGTTTTCTCTCTCTTAATCTAGATGAAGTTGGATTAATTAATTATGAAATCATTCCTCTAAATAAGGATTCTAAAATCGTTTTTAAACCCTACATCGACGCAGGCGTGACCAATGAAGATGCCAATTGGGAAGAAAAATTCTGGGAACCACTGGACGTGAAAAAATCTGGAAATGAAGCTTTTGTAACTGCCCAAACTTTTAAAACGCATTTTAAAGTAACGACTTTTATGCATAACACCATCTTATCTAATGGTGAAAAAACAGCTATTTCGCCTTCAAATATTGATGTCAATAATGATAAAATCCAGTTTAGTTATGATGTAATTGTGGCTCAAGGCCAAAAAACATCAATACAGAAAATAGGAGGCTACACCGTTTCCTTGAATCATGATAACACGCTTACAGCTGCTGAAAAAGTGATTCAATCCGCTTTAGTATTAGGGTATAATAAAATACTACAAGACCAAATCGAATCTTGGGCAAAAATCTGGGAAATGTCAGACATTACAATAGAAGGTGATATTAAGGCACAGCAAGGAATTCGTTTCAATATTTTTCAGTTGAACCAAACCTATTTAGGAAAAGATTCTCGCTTAAATATTGGTCCAAAAGGATTTACAGGCGAGAAATATGGCGGATCGACCTATTGGGACACAGAAGCGTACTGTATCCCGTTTTACATGGCCACAAAAGATCAGGAAGTAGCTCGAAACTTACTAGCATACCGCTATAATCAGCTGGATAAAGCAATTGAAAACGCTACTAAATTAGGATTTTCTAATGGCGCAGCTTTATATCCAATGGTAACTATGAATGGCGAAGAATGCCACAATGAATGGGAAATTACATTTGAAGAAATTCATAGAAATGGGGCCATCGCATTTGCAATCTTTAACTTTTATAGATACACTGGTGATTACAGCTATATTCCTGAAAAAGGATTGGAAGTACTAATAGCCATCGCACGGTTCTGGCACCAAAGAGCCAATTTTTCTACTCACAAAAAACAATATGTAATTCTAGGAGTAACAGGTCCTAACGAGTACGAAAACAACGTCAACAATAATTTTTACACTAATTATATTGCTAAATGGTGTCTTGAATACACTTACCAACAAATTCAAAAAGTGTCTATTGAATATCCGTTAGATCATAAAAGAATTACCGAAAAAGTAAAAATAACAGATTCCGAATTACAATCATGGAAGAAAGTTTCAGACAATATGTACTTTCCATTTTCAGAGGAGCATAATGTGTATTTACAGCAAGACGGATTTTTAGATAAAGAACTTCTTCGGGTAGCTGACTTGGACAAAAGCCAAAGACCAATCAATCAAAAATGGTCTTGGGACCGAATTTTGCGTTCACCGTATATCAAACAAGCCGATGTATTACAATGTTTTTATTTCTTTGAAGATCATTTCACTAAAGAAGAATTAAAAAATAATTTTGAATTTTACGAGTCCTTTACTGTGCATGAAAGTTCGCTATCTCCTTGTGTGCATTCGATCCAAGCATCTTTGCTAGATAAAATGGACATGGCATACAGCTTCTACTTAAGAACTTCTAGATTAGATCTTGATGATTATAACAAAGAAGTGGAAGAAGGGTGTCATATTACATCCATGGCTGGAACTTGGATGAGTATTGTAGAAGGTTTTGGAGGGATGCGAATAAAAGATAATAAACTTCATTTTTCTCCAAAAATTCCTAAAGAATGGCAAGAATACTCTTTTAAAATCAACTTTAGAAATCAGATACTAAAAGTAGTCATTACCCAAAAAGAAACAAGCTTTTATACAAGCGGCGACAATGATTTACATATCATGGTCGATGGAAAATCAGTCTTGGCTAAAAAACTTGTATAA
- a CDS encoding glycoside hydrolase family 97 protein yields MKKLIFAFFFLLAICTTSIAQQIKSPEGNFIMEFSLLKDGTPTYSLTYKNKEVIKPSKLGLELKNDKKSLLNDFVVVDSKTSTFDETWQPVWGEVNKIRNHYNELAVTLNQKETDRKIIIRFRLFADGLGFRYEFPAQKNLTYFIVKEEKTQFAMTGDHTAFWIPGDYDTQEYDYTQSKLSEIRELSEKAYTANVSQKSFSTTGVQTSLMMKSADGLYINLHEAALINYSCMHLNLDDKNMIFESWLTPDANGDKGNLQAPNNSPWRTIIVSDDAREILASKMTLNLNDPSKIEDTSWIKPVKYIGVWWEMITGKSSWAYTNELSSIQLGVTDYKKVKPNGTHAANTAHVKDYIDFASKHGFDAVLVEGWNEGWEDWFGNSKDYVFDFVTPYPDFDVKGIHAYAKAKGVKMIMHHETSGSVRNYERHMDKAYQFMNDNGYNAVKSGYVGAILPNGENHYNQWAINHYQYALEKAAEYKIMVNAHEAVRPTGISRTYPNLIGNESARGTEYQAFGGSKANHVTVLPFTRLIGGPMDYTPGIFEMDVSKLNPDNKSHVNSTIANQLALYVTMYSPLQMAADLIEHYNQFPDAFQFIKDVAIDWDDSKYLEAEPGEYITVARKAKGTNNWFLGNVNGNNSRTSTINFDFLEKDKKYTATVYADAKDANYKTNPQAYTIKKIKVTNKSKLSQLSAPGGGYAISIMENK; encoded by the coding sequence ATGAAAAAGTTAATTTTCGCTTTCTTTTTTTTGTTGGCAATTTGTACTACGAGTATAGCACAACAAATAAAATCACCCGAAGGAAATTTCATTATGGAGTTTTCTTTGCTTAAAGACGGAACACCAACCTACAGCCTTACCTATAAAAATAAGGAAGTAATAAAACCTAGTAAATTAGGTCTAGAATTAAAAAACGACAAAAAATCACTTTTAAATGATTTTGTAGTGGTGGATAGCAAAACATCAACTTTTGACGAAACCTGGCAACCAGTATGGGGTGAAGTCAATAAAATACGCAATCACTATAATGAGTTGGCAGTAACTTTAAATCAAAAAGAAACCGATAGAAAAATTATAATTCGCTTTCGATTATTTGCTGACGGTTTGGGCTTCCGCTATGAATTCCCAGCGCAGAAAAACCTAACTTATTTTATAGTCAAGGAAGAGAAAACGCAATTTGCAATGACAGGCGATCATACTGCATTCTGGATCCCTGGCGATTATGACACCCAAGAATACGATTACACACAATCAAAATTATCTGAAATTAGAGAATTAAGTGAAAAAGCATATACCGCAAATGTTTCGCAAAAATCATTTTCAACAACGGGAGTACAGACCTCTTTAATGATGAAATCAGCTGACGGATTATACATCAACTTACACGAAGCAGCCTTAATTAATTATTCCTGCATGCATTTGAACTTAGATGACAAGAACATGATTTTTGAATCTTGGCTAACACCAGATGCAAACGGAGACAAAGGCAACTTGCAAGCTCCTAATAATTCCCCTTGGAGAACAATAATTGTGAGCGACGACGCTCGCGAAATTTTAGCTTCAAAAATGACTTTGAATCTAAATGATCCCTCTAAAATTGAAGATACATCATGGATAAAACCTGTTAAATACATTGGCGTATGGTGGGAAATGATTACAGGAAAAAGCTCGTGGGCTTATACGAATGAATTGTCTTCAATCCAACTTGGCGTTACGGATTATAAAAAAGTAAAACCAAACGGAACGCATGCAGCTAATACGGCTCATGTAAAAGATTATATTGATTTTGCATCTAAGCACGGTTTTGATGCTGTTTTAGTTGAAGGTTGGAATGAAGGCTGGGAAGATTGGTTCGGAAATTCAAAGGATTATGTATTTGATTTTGTCACACCATATCCGGATTTCGACGTAAAAGGAATTCATGCTTACGCAAAAGCAAAAGGAGTAAAAATGATTATGCATCATGAAACCTCTGGCTCTGTTCGTAATTACGAACGCCACATGGATAAAGCATATCAATTTATGAATGACAATGGGTATAACGCTGTTAAAAGTGGTTACGTAGGCGCAATTTTACCTAACGGCGAAAATCATTACAATCAATGGGCAATAAACCATTATCAATATGCGCTGGAAAAAGCAGCTGAGTATAAAATCATGGTTAATGCTCACGAGGCAGTTCGTCCTACTGGAATTTCAAGAACTTATCCTAATTTAATAGGTAACGAATCAGCCAGAGGAACTGAATATCAAGCTTTCGGCGGTTCAAAAGCAAATCACGTCACTGTATTACCTTTTACAAGATTAATTGGAGGCCCAATGGATTATACTCCTGGTATTTTTGAAATGGACGTAAGCAAATTGAATCCTGATAACAAATCGCATGTAAACAGTACTATCGCAAATCAGTTAGCACTTTACGTAACAATGTACAGCCCATTGCAAATGGCAGCTGATTTAATCGAACATTATAATCAATTTCCAGACGCTTTTCAATTCATCAAAGATGTTGCTATAGACTGGGACGACAGCAAATATTTAGAAGCGGAACCTGGCGAGTATATTACTGTTGCTCGTAAAGCGAAAGGCACAAATAACTGGTTTTTAGGGAATGTAAATGGAAATAACAGCCGTACATCAACCATTAATTTTGATTTCTTAGAAAAAGACAAAAAATATACCGCCACTGTTTATGCTGATGCAAAAGACGCAAATTATAAAACAAACCCTCAAGCATATACTATCAAAAAAATTAAAGTAACCAACAAGTCAAAACTATCGCAACTATCAGCTCCTGGCGGAGGTTACGCGATAAGTATAATGGAAAACAAATAA